A stretch of the Pongo pygmaeus isolate AG05252 chromosome 16, NHGRI_mPonPyg2-v2.0_pri, whole genome shotgun sequence genome encodes the following:
- the LOC129028675 gene encoding golgin subfamily A member 6-like protein 7 isoform X1, with translation MMSEKTQQSKLAEAKEKFTGYHQWNSACVGTGATNTKQKKINNGTNPETTTSGGCHSPEEKQQNQAQLKEEKKASRQHQPALRRQLEAQDHTVRILMCQKTELETVLYYSQDAAGKFEGGNLGTPSSLNLALSQAFRGSPLGRISTSLIPGESQDLADRLHHSWHFEGELQQALSSVSTQHKKADRYIEELTNERDAMSLELYRNTITNEELKEKNAKLQEKLQIVESEKSEIQLNIKELKRKPEKDKILLPQVQTNTLQEEKMWRQEEKLQDQEEKIRKQEEKLRDQEEKIRKQEEKMRRQEERLWAQEKELREQQEQMWEQEKELQEQEKKMQEQEQQMREQEQQMGEQEEKMWRQEEKMWRQEERLWQQEKQMREEEDKMREQEEKMWRQEEKMWKQEKELRELEEQMQKQKEQMWKQEEQVWKQEEQRPKLEEQMRKQEEQMRKQEEQMRKQEEQMRKQEEQMWKQEEQMRKQEEQMWKQEEQMRKQEKELRELEKQMRKQEEQMRKQEEQMRKQEEQMRKQEEQMQKKEEQMRKQEEQMRKQEEQMRKQEEQMRKQEEQMRKEEQMRKQEEQRPELEEQMRKQEEQMRKQEEQMRKQEKELRELEKQMRKKEEQMGEVEEQMWKQEEQMRELEEQMQEQDERLRLKEERLWDQDEKMREEEEKMWIQEERLQEQEKELREKEEEMQKQEKMQEEEEKMREEKKKMRGQEEKMREKERMGEQEEKMQEERCSEPCLPPSKDLSDRSHPGSVEPAREAGNGYSHDNRTAQQMMQLLGGRKNAQERPVLGSTSCIPFFYRGDKKKMKIISI, from the exons TTTACAGGCTATCATCAGTGGAACAGTGCTTGTGTTGGTACTGGAGCAACCAAcaccaaacagaagaaaataaataatggcacTAACCCTGAGACAAccacttctggtggttgccaTTCACCTGAGGAG AAACAACAGAACCAAGCTCAGCTGAAAGAA GAAAAGAAGGCGAGCCGTCAACATCAGCCAGCCCTAAGGAGGCAGCTAGAG GCCCAGGATCATACTGTACGAATCCTTATGTGTCAGAAAACTGAACTGGAGACAGTGCTCTATTACAGCCAGGATGCTGCCGGGAAATTTGAAGGTGGGAATCTGGGCACCCCATCATCCCTCAACCTCGCACTTTCACAGGCCTTTAGGGGGAGTCCTTTGGGCCGCATCTCAACCTCTCTCATTCCAGGAGAGTCCCAGGATCTGGCAGACCGCCTGCATCATTCCTGGCACTTTGAAGGAGAGTTACAGCAGGCCCTCTCCTCTGTGTCCACACAGCACAAGAAGGCAGACAGG TACATCGAGGAGTTAACAAACGAGAGGGACGCCATGAGTCTGGAGCTGTATAGGAACAC CATAACCAATGAGgagctgaaggagaaaaatgccaaactacaagaaaaacttcaaattgtagaatctgaaaagtctGAGATCCAGCTCAACATCAAGGAGCTAAAAAGGAAGCCGGAGAAGGACAAAATCCTGCTGCCACAG GTTCAAACCAACACTTtacaggaggagaagatgtggaggcaggaggagaagcttCAGGatcaggaggagaagatacggaagcaggaggagaagcTACGGGatcaggaggagaagatacggaaGCAGGAGGAAAAGATGCGGAGACAGGAGGAGAGGCTGTGGGCACAGGAGAAGGAGCTGCGGGAGCAGCAGGAGCAGATGTGGGAGCAGGAAAAGGAGCTGCAGGAGCAGGAAAAGAAGAtgcaggagcaggagcagcagatgagggagcaggagcagcagatgggggagcaggaggagaagatgtggagacaggaggagaagatgtggagacagGAGGAGAGGCTGTGGCAGCAGGAGAAGCAGATgcgggaggaggaggacaagatgcgggagcaggaggagaagatgtggagacaggaggagaagatgtggaagcaGGAGAAGGAGCTGCGCGAGCTGGAGGAGCAGATGCAGAAGCAGAAGGAGCAGAtgtggaagcaggaggagcaggtgtggaagcaggaggagcagaggcCCAAGCTGGAGGagcagatgcggaagcaggaggagcagatgcggaagcaggaggagcagatgaggaagcaggaggagcagatgcggaagcaggaggagcagatgtggaagcaggaggagcagatgcggaagcaggaggagcagatgtggaagcaggaggagcagatgaggaagcaggagAAGGAGCTGCGTGAGCTGGAGAagcagatgcggaagcaggaggagcagatgaggaagcaggaggagcagatgcggaagcaggaggagcagatgaggaagcaggaggagcagatgcagaagaaggaggagcagatgaggaagcaggaggagcagatgcggaagcaggaggagcagatgaggaagcaggaggagcagatgaggaagcaggaggagcagatgcggaaggaggagcagatgaggaagcaggaggagcagaggcCCGAGCTGGAGGagcagatgcggaagcaggaggagcagatgaggaagcaggaggagcagatgcggaagcaggagAAGGAGCTGCGCGAGCTGGAGAAGCAGATGCGGAAGAAGGAGGAGCAGATGggagaggtggaggagcagatgtggaagcaggaggagcagatgcgcGAGCTGGAGGAGCAGATGCAGGAGCAGGACGAGAGGCTGCGATTGAAGGAGGAGAGGCTGTGGGATCAGGATGAGAAGATGCgcgaggaggaggagaagatgtggataCAGGAGGAAAGGCTTCAGGAGCAGGAAAAGGAGCTacgggagaaggaagaggagatgcagaagcaggagaagatgcaggaggaggaggagaagatgcgggaggagaagaagaagatgcgggggcaggaggagaagatgcgggAGAAGGAGAGGATgggagagcaggaggagaagatgcaggAGGAGCGGTGCTCAgagccctgcctccctccctccaaagACCTTTCTGATAGGAGCCACCCTGGCAGCGTGGAGCCTGCACGAGAGGCCGGGAACGGTTATTCCCATGACAACCGCACTGCACAGCAGATGATGCAGCTGCTTGGTGGAAGGAAGAACGCCCAGGAGCGCCCAGTCTTAGGCAGCACCTCCTGCATCCCATTCTTCTACCGAGGAgataagaaaaagatgaagatCATCAGTATCTAA